Proteins encoded within one genomic window of Acomys russatus chromosome 5, mAcoRus1.1, whole genome shotgun sequence:
- the Bub3 gene encoding mitotic checkpoint protein BUB3: MTGSNEFKLNQPPEDGISSVKFSPNTSQFLLVSSWDTSVRLYDVPANSMRLKYQHTGAVLDCAFYDPTHAWSGGLDHQLKMHDLNTDQENLVGTHDAPIRCVEYCPEVNVMVTGSWDQTVKLWDPRTPCNAGTFSQPEKVYTLSVSGDRLIVGTAGRRVLVWDLRNMGYVQQRRESSLKYQTRCIRAFPNKQGYVLSSIEGRVAVEYLDPSPEVQKKKYAFKCHRLKENNIEQIYPVNAISFHNIHNTFATGGSDGFVNIWDPFNKKRLCQFHRYPTSIASLAFSNDGTTLAIASSYMYEMDDTEHPEDGIFIRQVTDAETKPKST; this comes from the exons ATGACGGGTTCGAACGAATTTAAGCTGAACCAGCCACCCGAGGATGGCATCTCCTCGGTCAAGTTCAGCCCCAACACCTCCCAGTTCCTTTTGGTTTCCTCCTGGGATACGTCCGTGCGCCTCTACGATGTGCCCGCCAACTCCATGAGGCTCAAGTACCAGCACACTGGTGCTGTCCTGGACTGCGCCTTCTAC GATCCAACGCATGCCTGGAGTGGAGGGTTAGATCATCAACTGAAAATGCATGATTTGAACACTGATCAAG AAAATCTTGTTGGAACTCACGATGCCCCTATCAGATGTGTTGAATACTGTCCGGAGGTAAACGTCATGGTTACAGGAAGTTGGGATCAAACAGTTAAACTGTGGGATCCCAGAACTCCTTGTAATGCTGGGACCTTCTCCCAGCCGGAAAAG GTGTACACCCTGTCCGTGTCTGGGGACAGGCTGATTGTGGGCACAGCAGGCCGCCGTGTGCTGGTGTGGGACTTGAGGAATATGGGCTATGTGCAGCAGCGCAGGGAGTCCAGCCTGAAGTACCAGACTCGCTGCATCCGGGCATTCCCAAATAAGCAG GGTTATGTGTTGAGCTCTATTGAAGGCCGAGTGGCTGTGGAGTACTTGGACCCAAGCCCTGAGGTTCAGAAGAAGAAGTACGCCTTCAAGTGTCACAGGCTAAAGGAAAACAACATTGAGCAGATTTACCCAGTCAACGCCATCTCCTTTCACAATATCCACAACACATTTGCCACAG GTGGTTCTGATGGATTTGTAAATATTTGGGACCCGTTTAACAAAAAGCGTCTGTGCCAGTTCCACCGTTACCCCACCAGCATCGCTTCCCTTGCCTTCAGTAATGACGGAACTACGCTTGCAATAGCATCgtcatatatgtatgaaatggATGACACGGAGCATCCTGAAGATGGTATCTTCATTCGCCAAGTGACAGATGCAGAAACAAAGCCCAA GTCCACATAG
- the Hmx2 gene encoding homeobox protein HMX2 yields MGSKEDVGKGCPAASGVSSFTIQSILGGGPSEAPREPAGWPARKRSLSVSSEEEEPEEGWKAPACFCPDPHGPKEPSPKHHPPIPFPCLGTPKGSGGAGPTGSERAPFLSPSHPDFKEEKERLLPPGSPSPGPERPRDGGAERQTAAAKKKTRTVFSRSQVYQLESTFDMKRYLSSSERACLASSLQLTETQVKTWFQNRRNKWKRQLSAELEAANMAHASAQTLVGMPLVFRDSSLLRVPVPRSLAFPAPLYYPSSNLSALPLYNLYNKLDY; encoded by the exons ATGGGCAGCAAGGAAGATGTGGGGAAGGGATGTCCGGCTGCCAGTGGCGTCTCCAGCTTCACCATCCAGTCCATCCTGGGCGGGGGCCCCTCCGAGGCACCGCGGGAGCCCGCCGGGTGGCCAGCCAGGAAACGCAGCTTGTCTGTGTCCtcggaggaggaggagccggAGGAAGGCTGGAAAGCTCCCGCTTGCTTCTGCCCAGATCCGCACGGCCCCAAGGAGCCAAGCCCTAAGCACCATCCCCCCATCCCTTTCCCTTGCCTGG GTACCCCCAAGGGCAGCGGAGGCGCAGGGCCTACGGGCTCGGAACGCGCGCcgttcctttctccttctcaccCGGACtttaaggaagagaaggagaggctcTTGCCGCCCGGTTCGCCTTCTCCTGGCCCGGAAAGGCCGCGGGACGGCGGTGCTGAGCGGCAGACCGCAGCGGCCAAGAAGAAGACGCGCACAGTCTTCTCCCGCAGCCAGGTATACCAGCTCGAGTCCACCTTCGACATGAAACGCTACCTGAGCAGCTCCGAGCGCGCCTGCCTAGCCTCCAGCCTGCAGCTCACCGAGACCCAGGTTAAGACTTGGTTCCAGAACCGCCGCAACAAGTGGAAGCGGCAGCTCTCCGCCGAGCTGGAGGCGGCTAACATGGCACACGCGTCGGCGCAGACTCTCGTGGGCATGCCGCTGGTGTTTCGGGACAGTTCACTGCTGCGAGTGCCGGTGCCGCGCTCGCTCGCCTTCCCGGCTCCGCTCTACTACCCTAGCAGCAATCTCTCCGCCTTACCGCTCTACAACCTGTACAACAAGCTTGACTACTGA